A window of Streptomyces sp. Je 1-332 genomic DNA:
TGGCGGTGGCGACGCCGTGCTGTCCGGCGCCGGTCTCCGCGATCACGCGGGTCTTGCCCATGCGCTTGGTGAGCAGGGCCTGGCCGAGCACGTTGTTGATCTTGTGCGAGCCGGTGTGGTTCAGGTCCTCGCGCTTGAGGAAGACGCGGGCGCCGCCGGCGTGCTCGGCGAAACGGGGAACCTCGGTGAGGCTGCTGGGCCGTCCCGTGTAGTTGACCAGAAGGTCGTCGAGCTCGCGGGCGAACTCGGGGTCGTTCTTGGCCTTGTCGTACTCGACGGCCACTTCATCCACGGCGGCGACGAGGGCCTCCGGGATGAATTTGCCGCCGAACGCGCCGAAGTAGCCTTCGGCGCTGGGGACTTGACCCTCCGGGTCGGGGTGGAAGTACTCGCTGGACATGCCTCTACCTCACATGGCGGGAATGGGTGATCTGCGTTGCGATCGCCCCCGCCAGGGGCGCGGGGAACTGCGCGAGCAAGCCCCACCGGGGTGAGGACGGCTACGCGCCGTGAAGGGCAGACGATTCGTCCGGCCGACGCGACGCCGTGGCTGGTCGCGCAGTTCCCCGCGCCCCTGACGGGGCGCTCGGCCATCGCATCCCGTTCACCTGACCCGGTTCATCTCCGATGACGTACCGCACCCTGCGACCCCGCACGCGCCGCGCAGGCGCCCGGCAGCCGCGGGGGCGGCAACCGGGTGCGAGGCGGGCGAAGGCGGTCATCGGGAGAGGTCAGCTCCGCCCGTGCCGGAGGGCAGGATGCGCACCCGCGGCGACCAGGTCGGAGACCGCGCCCTTCGGGTCGCGGCCGGTCACCAGGGACTCGCCCACGAGCACCGCGTCGGCGCCCGCGTTGGCGAACGCGATGAGGTCGTGCGGCCCGCGCACACCGGACTCGGCGATCTTGACGACGTCGTCCGGCAGCTCGGGCGCGACGCGCTCGAAGGTGGAGCGGTCGACCTTCAGGGTCTTGAGGTCGCGGTTGTTGACGCCGATGATCCGCGCGCCCGCGTCCACGGCCCGCTCGGCCTCGTCCTCGTCGTGCACCTCGACGATCGGCGTGAGGCCGATCGAATGGGCGCGCTCGATGAGCGACTCCAGGGCGGGCTGCTCCAGGGCGGCGACGATCAGCAGGACGAGGTCGGCGCCGTACGCCCGCGCCTCCCACAGCTGGTACGAGGTGACGATGAAGTCCTTGCGGAGCACCGGGATGTCGACCTTGGCGCGGACGGCCTCCAGGTCGGCGAGCGATCCGCCGAAGCGGCGCTCCTCGGTGAGCACGGAGATGACGGCCGCGCCGCCCGCCTCGTAGTCGGCGGCGAGCCCGGCCGGGTCGGCGATCGCGGCGAGCGCGCCCTTGGACGGGCTGGAGCGCTTGACCTCACAGATGACCTTGACGCCGTCGCCGCGCAGGGCGGCGACCCCGTCCTTGGCCGCAGGAGCCTTCGCCGCGCGCTCCTTGAGCTCGTCGAGGCTGACGCGCGCCTGCCGTTCCGCGAGGTCGGCACGGACTCCGTCGATGATCTCGTCGAGCACACTCACGCGAGCGGCCCCCTTCCCTGACGGTGAAGCTGCTGTTTGAACCTCAAGCTGTTCGGCTGCCTCATCAGGCATTTCCGATGGTCACTGCGATGGTATCCGCAGGAGGGCGAAGGCCCCGCATCCGGTTGACGCCAGTCCCACGACCTGGACACCTCACACCCCGGCCACCTGGGCTTTCTCGGCATTCAGGGATGCAGCCATGCCCCGAACGGCAGATTGCGTACGAGGGTGAAAACCGCGATAAGGACCCCGATCCCGTACAGATGTACGGACCCCAACTCGATCCGCAGCGGTCGTCCGCGCGCCGCGCGGGCCGCCCAGAGAGTCCACAGGAGCGCGAAGACACCGAACCCGACGACGGCGAGGGCATTGGCGCCGAGTGCCGTCGTGAAGTCGCCGTGGACGACGGCGTGGGCACTGCGCAGTCCGCCGCAGCCGGGGCAGAACACGCCGGTGAGCCGCAGCAGCGGGCAGGCGGGGTAGTGGCCGGGCTCGTTCGGGTCGACCGCCCCCACGTAGGCGAAGGCGGCGATCACCGAGCCGAGCACGCCGACGGGCACGGCGAGGCGCCGCAGTGCGGGGCCGACGGCCGGAGCCGCGCTCTCGGGTTCAGCGTTCACCCGACGCATTGTGCCCTTCGGCGGCGGCCCGTGCCCGGCAGGGAAACGCGAAAGGAGGCCACCCCGGCACCTGCCGGGACGGCCTCCCCCGTACGTCGGTGAGGGTCAGCTCTCGGAGTGCGCGAGCCGGCCCTGCGGCTGCGACTGTCGGGGCTTCGCGCCGAGGCCCGCGGCACGCATGGCCATGCCCACGACGCCGCCGACGGCGATGATGACCATGCCGGCCCAGAAGCCCAGCGGGTTGGCCAACACCATGAAGGCACCCGATACGCAGAAACCGATGAAGGCGATGGTGACACCGGTCCAGGCGGCCGGGGTGTGTCCGTGGCTGCTGCCCGCCATGACTTGCTCCTCGTTGCTGTATGCGTGGTGGTGATGCGTGGGGTGAGCGAGACGCTCACCGCTCCATTGTCCCGTACGCGGGCGGGTGCCGTGAGCGCGGGGTCATGCCTCGCGCGTCGGGTCCTCACCGCGGTCGAGGGCCTTCCAGAGGTCCTCGGGCCGGTCCGGGTCGACCTTCGGCGGAGCCTTGCGGGGGCGGGGGGCGCCGTCGCGTTCGTAGCGTCCGGACATCGCGGGCCAGGACCGGCCGTACGTCAGGGCGAGGAGACCGGCGATCAGGATCAGCGCGCCCGCGACCGCGGCGGCGTACGGCCAGGCCGTGTGGCTGAGATCACCGATCGTGGCGGCGGTGTCACCGGATGCCTCGGCGGCCTTCTCGTCGAGGGCGCCGCTGTCGTTCGCGGCGAGGAGGGCGGCGGCCACGGTGCCCGCGCCGCTCAGTGCGAGCAGCAGCGAGACGAGCATCCGCCCGGCCCTGCGGACGGCGAAGACGGCGACGAGCGCGGCGAGCCCCACTATCGCGAGGGCCGCGGGCACGCCCGTGACGTCGCTGCCCGTGGCGCTCAGCGGCAGTTCGCCGCCCGCGACCGAAGCGGTGCCCTTCGCCCAGGTCTGGCGGGAGGCGAGCAGTGCGAGGGCAGCGCCGACCGCGCCGAACAGCAGAGCGACGGCGATGCTGCGGCGGCCGCTGCGCTGGGCCCGGGTCTCGGGCTCGGCGTCGGCCTCGGCGGCCTGGGTGCGGGGCGGAGGTACGGCAGAAGTCACCCGTCCACTATCCCTCACGGCCGGCGGGGCGACGCAGCCGGTTCGCCGTGTGGATGGCCCGCAGGACCGCCGCCGCCTTGTTGCGGCACTCGGTGTCCTCGGCGACCGGGTCGGAGTCGGCGACGACACCCGCTCCGGCCTGCACGTATGCCGTGCCCTCGCGCAGGAGCGCGGTGCGGATGGCGATGGCGGTGTCGGAGTCGCCGGCGAAGTCGAGATATCCGACACAGCCGCCGTACAGGCCGCGCCGGGAGGGTTCGAGCTCGTCGATGATCTGCATCGCACGCGGCTTGGGGGCGCCGGAGAGGGTGCCGGCGGGGAAGCAGGCGGTGAGGACGTCGAAGGCGGTGCGGCCTTCGGCGACCTGGCCGGTGACCGTCGACACGATGTGCATGACGTGGGAGTACTTCTCGATGGACATGAAGTCGACGACCTCGACCGAGCCGGGCTCGCAGACGCGCCCCAGGTCGTTGCGGCCCAGGTCGACGAGCATCAGGTGCTCGGCACGCTCCTTGGGGTCGGCGAGCAGCTCGTCGGCGAGGCCCTGATCCTCCTGCGGGGTGGCGCCACGCGGCCGGGTGCCCGCGATGGGGTGCACCATGGCGCGCCCGTCCTCGACCTTGACGAGGGCCTCGGGCGACGAGCCGACGACGTCGAAGCCGTCGAAGCGGAAGAGGTACATGTACGGCGAGGGGTTGGTGGCCCGCAGTACGCGGTAGACGTCCAGCGCGCTCGCGCCGCAAGGGGTTTCGAAGCGCTGCGAGGGGACGACCTGGAAGGCCTCGCCCGCGCGGATGCGCTCCTTGATGTCCTCGACGGCTTCCTGGTACTGCTCGCCGCCCCACAGGGCGGTGTACTCGGGCAGCTCGGAGGGCGGCAGGGCGGCCGGGGGCTGGGAGACGGCCCGGGAGAGGTCGGCCTCCATGGCGTCGAGGCGGGCCACGGCGTCGGCGTACGCCTCGTCGACGCCTGTCTCCAGGTCGTTGTGGTTGATCGCGTTGGCGATCAGGAGCACGGATCCGTCCCAGTGGTCGAGGACGGCGAGGTCGCTGGTGAGCAGCATCGTCAGCTCGGGCAGCTTGAGGTCGTCCCGCTCGCCGGGGCCGATCTTCTCCAGGCGGCGCACGATGTCGTAGCCGAGGTAGCCGACCATCCCGCCGGTGAAGGGCGGCATCCCGGACGCGAGGTCGCGCGGGGTGTGCAGGGCCTCGACGGTGGCGCGCAGGGCGTCGAGCGGGTCGCCGGAGGTGGGGACGCCGACGGGTGGGGTGCCCAGCCAGTGGGCTTCGCCGTCGCGGGTGGTGAGGGTGGCGGCGCTGCGGACGCCGACGAAGGAGTAGCGAGACCAGGACCGGCCGTTCTCCGCGGACTCCAGGAGGAACGTGCCGGGCCGCTCGGCGGCGAGCTTGCGGTAGAGCCCGACCGGAGTGTCGCCGTCCGCGAGGAGCCTGCGGCTGACGGGGATCACTCGGCGGTCGCTCGCGAGCTTGCGGAAGGTCTCGAGATCCATGGGAGGAGCTTACGGCCGTGCGGGTGGCGGCCGGTGTCGCGGGCCGACGGGCACGGTGCCTGCCACTAGAACGGGAGGATGACCAACCGCCGTATGCTGCCCGCCTTCGCCCTCCTCCTCGCCTCGACCGCGTTCGCGGCGGCCGCCCCCGGGCCCGTGGTGTGGCCCGCCCCCAAGGACGTGCCGGAGCGGGTCCGGGCCGCGGGCCTGGAGATGCTCGACTCCGAGGCGATGGACATGCACATTCACACCACCCTGAAGGTGACGTCCGGGGGCAGCCCCGTCACGGTCCCGGCGGACATCGGCATCGACCGCTCGGGGCCGAAGCCCCGCTACAGCCCGCTGCACACGCACGACACCACCGGCACCCTGCATGTGGAGTCGGAGGAGTGGCGGGACTTCACCCTGGGTCAGTTCATGACCGAGTGGGGCGTGAGCGGCGTACGCGAGAAGTGCCGTGCGGATGTCGCCGGGCGCTCCTGGGCCGGCGACCCGTCCCGCATCGTGCTGCGGGACGGCGAGACGATCACGCTTCGGTGCCGCTGAAGGTGACGGGCAGCGAGTCGGCGTCGAAGCACGTGCGGGTGCCGGTGTGACAGGCGGCGCCGATCTGGTCGACCTGGACCAGGACGGTGTCCGCGTCGCAGTCCAGGGCCACGGACTTCACGTACTGGAAGTGGCCCGACGTGTCGCCCTTGACCCAGTACTCCTGGCGGCTGCGCGACCAGTACGTGCAGCGTCCCGTGGTGAGCGTGCGGTGCAGGGCCTCGTCGTCCATCCAGCCCAGCATCAGCACCTCGCCGGTGTCGTACTGCTGGGCGATGGCGGGGACGAGGCCGTCCGCGCCGCGCTTGAGGCGGGCGGCGATCTCGGGGTCCAGGCTGCTGGGCGGGGGCGTGGCGGTCATGGGGCCATTGTGCCGCGCTCCGGGGCCTCGCCGGGCCGCGTCCACTGGGCGGACCCTGTACCGAGTCGTAGGCTGGATGGCATGTCGACCCATGCCAAGCGTGAACGACTTCTCCTCGCCGATCTGTTGGAGGCGGAGGGCCCCGACGCCCCCACCCTCTGCGAGGGCTGGACCACCCGAGATCTCGCGGCCCACGTGGTGGTCCGCGAGCGCCGGGCCGATGCCGCGGGCGGGCTGCTGATCAAGCAGCTGGCCTCGCGCCTGGAGCGTGTGCAGGCGGAGTTCGCCGCGAAGCCGTACGAGGAACTGATCCAGCTGATCAGGACGGGACCGCCGCGCTTCTCCCCCTTCTCCCTCAAGCAGATCGACGAGGCGTCGAACGCCGTCGAGTTCTATGTCCACACCGAGGACGTGCGCCGTGCCAGGCCCGACTGGACGCCGCGCGAGCTCGACCCGGTCCTCTCGGACACCCTGTGGTCACGCCTGGAGCGGATGGCCCGCCTGGTGGGACGCAAGGCGCCGGTGGGCTTGGTCCTGCGCCGCCCGGACGGCCAGACGGCGGTGGCCCATCGCGGCACTCCCGTGGTGACGGTGACGGGAGAACCGTCCGAACTGGTGATGTTCGCGCACGGCCGGCAGGACGTGGCCAACGTCGAACTGGACGGTGACAAGGACGCGATCGCCCGACTGCACGAGACGAAGCAACTGGGCATCTGATGATCAGGGTCTCGATGGCCGGCGTGTACGTGGACGATGTGGCGAGAGCGCACGCCTTCTACACGGACGTACTGGGCTTCGAGACCCGGCATCACGTGGTGCCGACCGGCGGGACGCCCTTCGTCACGGTCGGGGCGGCGGGCGGCCACGGCGACGTGGAGCTGCTCCTCGAACCGGGCGAGGGCCCCATCGCGGAGCCCTATCACAAGGCCCTGCACGAGGCGGGCATCCCGTGCATCGTGCTCGGGGTGGACGACATCCGCGCGGAACACGAGCGCCTGGTCGCCCTGGGGGTGCGGTTCGCCCACGGCCCCGAGAAACAGGGCCCGGTGATCACCGCGGTGCTTGACGACACGGTGGGAAATCTGGTGCAACTGATGCAGCCGAGCGGGTAGCTTTCGCCCCGCTCGCGGTTGCACTGGCCGCGAACGCCGGGCTCGGTAGCTCCCGGCGCCCCCCCCCAGCACGGCGAGCAGCCACACCCCGGGCTCAACGCACGACGGAACCCCCTCAGGAACCCCTCAGCGAACCAGCTGCCCCGCCCCCCGCAGCGTGTCCTTCACCTCGCCGATCCGCAGATCCCCGAAGTGGAAGACCGAAGCGGCGAGCACCGCGTCCGCGCCCGCCTCGATCGCCGGCGGGAAGTGGTCGAGGCGGCCCGCGCCGCCGGACGCGATGACGGGAACGGTGACGTGGCGTCGTACCGCCGCGATCATCTCGATGTCGTAGCCGTCCTTGGTGCCGTCCGCGTCCATCGAGTTGAGCAGGATCTCCCCCGCGCCGAGCTCGGCGGCCTGGTGCGCCCACTCGACGGCGTCGATCCCGGCGGACTTGCGGCCGCCGTGGGTCGTCACCTCGAAGCTCCCGGAGGCGGTCCGCCTCGCATCCACCGACAGGACGAGCACCTGGCGCCCGAACCGCTCCGCGATCTCGCGGATCAGCTCAGGGCGTGCGATGGCGGCCGTGTTCACGCCCACCTTGTCCGCGCCGGCCCGCAGGAGCTTGTCGACGTCCTCGGCGGTACGGACGCCGCCGCCCACCGTGAGGGGGATGAAGACCTGCTCGGCGGTGCGGCGTACCACGTCGTACGTCGTCTCGCGGTTGCCGGAGGATGCCGTGATGTCCAGGAACGTCAACTCGTCGGCGCCCTCGGCGTCGTACACCTTGGCCATCTCGACGGGGTCGCCCGCGTCACGCAGGTTCTGGAAGTTGACGCCCTTGACGACCCGGCCGTTGTCCACGTCCAGGCAGGGGATCACGCGTACGGAGAGGGTCATTCGGCACCTGCCCGTGCGCGCGGGCCGTACGCCTCCACCTCGACCTCGACGACCAGACTCGGGTCGACGAAGCCGGAGACGATGATCATCGACGCGGCGGGGCGGACGTCGTCGAAGAGCTCCTTGTGGGCCCGGCCGACCTCCTCCACGTCGCGCGCGTGCGTCAGGTACATGCGGGTGCGTACGACGTGCTCCCGGCCGAGGCCCAGCTGCTTCAGGGACTCGACGGCGACGTGGAAGGCGTTGGCCGCCTGCTCGTAGGGGGTACCGGCCTCTATGGCGCCGTTCACCACCGACGTGCAGCCCGACACCAGGACGAGGCCGTTGGGCAGCTCGACCGCGCGGGAGTAGCCGATGGCCTCCTCCCACGGGCCGCCCGAGCCCACCCTGCGGACGATGTCACTCACGACGCCACCGCCGCGAGGGCCTCTTCGAGGGTGAAGGCCTTCGCGTACAGCGCCTTGCCGACGATCGAGCCCTCGACGCCCAGCGGGACCAGTTCGGCGATCGCGCGCAGGTCGTCCAGGGACGAGACGCCGCCCGACGCGACCACGGGGCGGTCCGTCGCCGCGCAGACGCCCCGCAGGAGCTCCAGGTTCGGGCCCTGCAGCGTGCCGTCCTTGGCGATGTCGGTGACGACGTAGCGGGCGCAGCCCTCGGAGTCGAGGCGCTCCAGGGTCTCGTAGAGATCGCCGCCGTCGCGGGTCCAGCCGCGGCCGCGCAGGGTCGTGCCGCGTACGTCGAGGCCGACCGCGATCTTGTCGCCGTGCGACGCGATGACCTTGGCGACCCACTCCGGGGTCTCCAGGGCCGCCGTGCCGAGGTTCACGCGGGTGCAGCCGGTGGCGAGCGCGGCCTCCAGGGACGCATCGTCGCGGATGCCGCCGGACAGCTCGACCTTGATGTCCATGGCGCCCGCGACCTCGGCGACGAGCGCGCGGTTGTCGCCGGTGCCGAACGCGGCGTCCAGGTCGACCAGGTGCAGCCACTCGGCGCCCGACCGCTGCCAGGAGAGGGCGGCCTCCAGCGGGGAGCCGTAGGAGGTCTCAGAGCCGGACTCGCCGTGGACGAGGCGTACGGCCTGGCCGTCGCGGACGTCGACGGCGGGGAGGAGTTCGAGCTTGCTCACAGAGGTCCCTGACATTCCTAGAGGGTTCCGATCCAGTTGGTGAGGAGCTGGGCGCCGGCGTCGCCGGACTTCTCGGGGTGGAACTGCGTGGCCCACAGCGCGCCGTTCTCGACGGCGGCCACGAAGGGCTCGCCGTGCGTGGTCCAGGCGACCTTGGGCGCGCGGAAGGCGGGGTTGCCGACCTCGAAGTCCCAGTGGTGCACGGCGTACGAGTGCACGAAGTAGAAGCGGGCTTCGTCGTCGAGGCCCGCGAACAGCTGGGAGTCGTCCGGCGCCTGGACCGTGTTCCAGCCCATGTGCGGGACGATCTCGGCCTTCAGGGGCTCGACGGTGCCGGGCCACTCGTCGAGGCCCTCGGCCTCCACGTCGTGCTCGATGCCGCGCGCGAAGAGGATCTGCATGCCCACACAGATGCCCATCACGGGGCGGCCGCCCGCGAGCCTGCGGCCCACGATCCAGTCGCCGCGCGCCTCCTTGAGCCCCTGCATGCAGGCGGCGAAGGCGCCCACACCGGGGACGAGGAGGCCGTCGGCGGCCATGGCCTTGTCGTAGTCACGGGTGATCTCGACGTCCGCGCCGGCGCGCGCGAGGGCGCGCTCGGCGGAACGGACGTTCCCGAAGCCGTAGTCGAAGACGACGACCTTCTTGGGAGCGGTCATACGTGGATCAGCTCCCCTCAGTTCCAGTAGTCGAGCCGCATGATCCCCGCGGTGAGGCACATGGCCGCGGCGATGGAGAGCAGCGTGATCAGGCCCTTGGGCATCCCCTGCTTGACGAAGGAGATGCTGCCGCCGATCAGGAAGAGGCCGACGACGATGAGGATGGTGGTGAGGCCGGTCATGGCTTTACAGCGCGCCCTTCGTGGAGGGGAGGATCCCGGCGGCGCGCGGGTCGCGCTCCGATGCGTAGCGCAGCGCGCGGGCGAGTGCCTTGAACTGGCACTCCACGATGTGGTGGGCGTTGCGGCCGTAGGGCACGTGGACGTGCAGGGCGATCTGGGCCTGCGCGACGAAGGACTCCAGGATGTGCCGGGTCATCGTCGTGTCGTACGTGCCGATCATCGGGGCCATGGTCTCGGGCTCGGTGTGCACGAGGTACGGGCGGCCGCTCAGGTCGACCGTCACCTGGGCGAGGGACTCGTCGAGCGGGACCGTGCAGTTGCCGAAGCGGTAGATGCCGACCTTGTCGCCGAGCGCCTGCTTGAAGGCGGCGCCCAGGGCGAGAGCGGTGTCCTCGATCGTGTGGTGGGTGTCGATGTGCAGGTCGCCCTCGGTCTTGACCGTGAGGTCGAAGAGGCCGTGGCGGCCGAGCTGGTCGAGCATGTGGTCGTAGAAACCGACGCCCGTCGACACCTCGACCTTGCCGGTGCCGTCGAGATCGATCTCGACGAGGACCGACGTCTCCTTGGTGGTCCGTTCGACCCGTCCAACGCGGCTCATGCCTGCTGCTCCTTCTTCAGTTCGCGTACCGCATCGAGGAACGCGTCGTTCTCTTCGGGGGTTCCCGCGCTGACCCGCAGCCGGCCCGGTACTCCGTTGTCCCGGACCAGGACGCCCCGGTCGAGGATCCGCTGCCAGACCGCGTGGGCGGCCCCTTCGCCGTCGAACCGCCCGAACTGGACGAAGTTGGCGTCGGAGTCGGTCACTTCGTAGCCGATCGCACGCAGCTCGCTCACCAGCCGGTCGCGCTCCTGCTTCAGCTGCTCGACGTACTTCAGGAGCGTGTCGGTGTGCTCCAGGGCGGCGAGCGCGGTGGCCTGTGTGACGGCCGACAGGTGGTACGGCAGCCGTACGAGCTGTACGGCGCCGACGACCGCCGGGTCGGCTGCGAGGTAGCCGAGGCGCAGGCCCGCCGCTCCGAAGGCCTTCGACATGGTGCGCGAGATGACGAGGTTCGGCCGCCCCGCGAGCAGCGGGAGCAGCGAGTCGCCGTGGCTGAACTCCACGTACGCCTCGTCGACCACGACCATCGACGGCTTCGCGGCCTGCGCGGCTTCGTAGAGCGCGAGGACCGTCTCGGCCGGGACGGCGTTGCCCGTGGGGTTGTTGGGCGTGGTGATGAAGACGACGTCGGGCTGGTTCTCGGCGATGGTCCTCGTCGCCGCTTCGACGTCGATCGTGAAGTCGTCCGTGCGGGGGCCCGAGATCCAGCCGGTGCCGGTGCCACGCGCGATGAGGCCGTGCATCGAGTACGAGGGCTCGAAGCCGATGGCGGTGCGTCCTGGCCCGCCGAAGGTCTGCAGGAGCTGCTGGATGACTTCGTTCGAGCCGTTGGCCGCCCAGACGTTGGCCAGGGTGACCTCGTGACCGCCGGTCTTCGTGAGGTAGCGCGCGAGCTCGGTGCGCAGCTCGACCGCGTCACGGTCGGGGTAGCGGTTGAGGTCGCGAGCTGCCTCGCGCACACGCTCGGCGATGCGCTCGACGAGCGGCTCGGGCAGCGGGTAGGGGTTCTCGTTCGTGTTCAGGCGTACGGGTACGTCGAGCTGGGGGGCGCCGTAGGGGGACTTGCCGCGCAGTTCGTCGCGTACGGGGAGGTCGTCGATGTCGGTCACTTGCTCTGAGGCACCTTCCATCCGAAGCGGGCCTTCACGGCCGCGCCGTGCGCCGGCAGATCCTCGGCCTCGGCGAGCGTCACCACGTGCTGGGCGACGTCGGCGAGGGCGTCGCGGGTGTAGTCGACGATGTGGATGCCGCGCAGGAACGACTGGACGCTGAGCCCCGAGGAGTGGCAGGCGCAGCCGCCCGTCGGCAGGACGTGGTTGGAGCCCGCGCAGTAGTCGCCGAGGGAGACGGGCGCCCAGGGGCCGACGAAGATCGCGCCCGCGTTCTTGACGCGGTCCGCGACGGCGGCGGCGTCCGCGGTCTGGATCTCCAGGTGCTCGGCGCCGTACGCGTCGACGACGCGCAGGCCCTCCTTCAGGCCGTCGACCAGGACGATCGCGGACTGCCTGCCCGCCAGGGCGGGGGCGATCCGGTCCTCGACGTGCTTGGTCGCCGCGACCTGCGGCTCCAGCTCCTTGACGACCGCGTCGGCCAGGGCCACGGAGTCGGTGACGAGGACGGCGGCGGCGAGCGGGTCGTGCTCGGCCTGGCTGATCAGGTCGGACGCGACGTGCACGGCGTCGGCCGTGTCGTCGGCGAGGACCGCGATCTCGGTCGGGCCCGCCTCGGTGTCGATGCCGATCCGTCCGGTGAAGTAACGCTTGGCGGCGGCGACCCAGATGTTGCCGGGCCCGGTGACCATGTTGGCCGGGGCGCAGGTCTCGGTGCCGTACGCGAACATCGCGACGGCCTGGGCGCCGCCGACCGCGTACACCTCGTCGATGCCCAGGAGCGCGCAGGCGGCGAGGATCGTGGGGTGCGGAAGGCCGTCGAAGTCGCTCTGCGGCGGGGACGCGAGCGCCATCGACTCGACGCCCGCCTCCTGTGCCGGCACCGCATTCATGATCACGGAGGAGGGGTAGACCGAGCGGCCACCGGGCGCGTACAGACCGACGCGCTCGACCGGCACCCACTTCTCGGTGACCGAGCCGCCGGGGACGACCTGGGTGGTGTGCGGGGCGCGGCGCTGCTCGCGGTGCACGATGCGGGCGCGGCGGATCGACTCCTCGAGCGCGTCGCGCACGAGCGGGTCGAGGCCTTCCAGGGCGTCGGCGATGGCGGCCGCCGGGACGCGGACCTGCTTCAGGCGTACCCCGTCGAACTTCTCCGCGTATTCGATCAGCGCCGCGTCGCCACGATGATGCACGTCCTCGCAGATGGGCCGCACCTTCTCCAGGGCGGCCGCGACGTCGAAGTCGGCACGGGGCAGCAGGGCGCGCAGGGCGGGGCCCTCGGGGAGGGCGTCGCCGCGCAGATCGATTCGGGAGATCACATGGCCAATTCTCTCAGACCCTGATTCCGGTCCGGACGCCGTATCACTGGCTGATATAGATCCCGGGAGACGACGTTCACCACTAGCGTTCAGCCCGTCACCGAGCGGGCATGAAACAGGTGTACGAGACATGGGCGTATCGCGGTACGGGGAGGACAACTGCAGTGGTCGACGACACCGGCACCGGGGACCCGCCGGACGGACTGACCGCCGCCGAGATCGGCATGTGGCAGGCCTTCCGCAACGGCAGCGTCTATGACCTCCGGTCCGGGGACTCGATGGCGGACGATCCGCACGGCGGCCACCCCTGGGGTCCGGAACGCAGCGTGCGCGCGCGCATCGTGTGCTGGCTGCTCCTCGACGGGCCGCCCGCGCTCTCCGGCCGGGTCTCCTCACTGAAGCTCTCGGGCCTCCAGATCACGGACGTACTGGACCTGGCGGGCGGCGAGATCCTGCCCTACGCCGAGCTCAAGCACTGCCGCTTCGAGAAGGAAGTGCTCGTCCCCGAGGCCAAGTTCACCACCCTGCGGCTGGTCAATTGCTCCATCCCGCGCGTGGAGGCGGCCCGCGTGCACACGGAGGGCGACCTGCATCTGCCGCGCTGCCGGATCCACAACGGCATGCGGCTCACGGACGCCCAGATCGGCACCGACCTGCTGATCAACCAGGCCGTGATCTACCGCGACCGGCGCGGCAACTCGATCATGGGCGACGGGCTCTCGGTCGGGCAGGACCTCCAGGCCGAGATGATGGAGTCGCACGGCCAGCTGAGCCTGCGGGGCGCGAAGGTCGGCGTCTCCTTCAGCCTGCGCGGCAGCAAGCTCGCCAATCCGTACGGCCAGCGGGCGCTGAACGCCCCGCAGATGACCGTGGAACGCACGCTGTACATGACACCCGCCGCACTCGGCGATCCCCCCATGACCAGCGGCACCACACCCCCGCGCGGCACCCGCGTCCAGCGTTTCGAGTGCCAGGGCGGCATCCGGCTCGACGACGGCCGCTTCGGGGACGCCGTCGACCTGGCCCAGGCGCGCTTCACCCTGGAGAACGACCAGGAGGTGTCGCTGCGCCGCGTCCAGACCCCCGAGCTGCGCTTCCTCAGCGAGGCTCCGCAGCGCGGCAAGATCATCCTGTCCGGTGCCAAGGTCGTCACGCTCATCGACAAGTCGATCAGCTGGCCGGGACCCGGCGGCCTCCAGATGGGCGGCTTCAGTTAC
This region includes:
- the hisD gene encoding histidinol dehydrogenase — its product is MISRIDLRGDALPEGPALRALLPRADFDVAAALEKVRPICEDVHHRGDAALIEYAEKFDGVRLKQVRVPAAAIADALEGLDPLVRDALEESIRRARIVHREQRRAPHTTQVVPGGSVTEKWVPVERVGLYAPGGRSVYPSSVIMNAVPAQEAGVESMALASPPQSDFDGLPHPTILAACALLGIDEVYAVGGAQAVAMFAYGTETCAPANMVTGPGNIWVAAAKRYFTGRIGIDTEAGPTEIAVLADDTADAVHVASDLISQAEHDPLAAAVLVTDSVALADAVVKELEPQVAATKHVEDRIAPALAGRQSAIVLVDGLKEGLRVVDAYGAEHLEIQTADAAAVADRVKNAGAIFVGPWAPVSLGDYCAGSNHVLPTGGCACHSSGLSVQSFLRGIHIVDYTRDALADVAQHVVTLAEAEDLPAHGAAVKARFGWKVPQSK
- a CDS encoding oxidoreductase; this encodes MWQAFRNGSVYDLRSGDSMADDPHGGHPWGPERSVRARIVCWLLLDGPPALSGRVSSLKLSGLQITDVLDLAGGEILPYAELKHCRFEKEVLVPEAKFTTLRLVNCSIPRVEAARVHTEGDLHLPRCRIHNGMRLTDAQIGTDLLINQAVIYRDRRGNSIMGDGLSVGQDLQAEMMESHGQLSLRGAKVGVSFSLRGSKLANPYGQRALNAPQMTVERTLYMTPAALGDPPMTSGTTPPRGTRVQRFECQGGIRLDDGRFGDAVDLAQARFTLENDQEVSLRRVQTPELRFLSEAPQRGKIILSGAKVVTLIDKSISWPGPGGLQMGGFSYESLVPQGSFPLSRRLSWVAAATAEYSPEPYEKLATVLRDSGEDADAREVLLAKQRRRRETLPLAAKLWGFAQDWTVAYGYRPGRAALWMAVLWAVSAVAFSRADHPAIKDGEHPNWNPALYALDLLLPVINLGQDGYWQLRGGWQWFAAILILLGWVLATTVAAGATRLLRRN